One genomic region from Conexibacter woesei DSM 14684 encodes:
- the atpB gene encoding F0F1 ATP synthase subunit A, which translates to MNLRRHPRLFLASLTTLVGLLLLSPVTALAATETSANEPALDPSEEFALPDWISIKLGPIDMSINKAVLYIFLATALTVIVMVYAARKMAARPTGRLQTVTEMAFGLMRDNITRGNMDPRMASKWFPFIATLFLFIWFSNMIGYIPLPTNSSHTFDLAGIEVPSFALYAATANISIPLVLALVVWIAYHVEGIRVHGFVGYIRSWVPKGVEGFMVGPILLIEALSHFVRLISLSLRLFANILAGHLLILFMAGGLVILLGMGVFGSVILGISTGTLAVVFFLFEIGLVATLQAFIFSTLTAIYLGGAVAEEH; encoded by the coding sequence TTGAACCTGCGTCGTCATCCTCGCCTGTTCCTCGCGTCGCTCACGACGCTCGTCGGCCTGCTGCTGCTCTCGCCCGTCACGGCGCTCGCCGCGACGGAGACGTCCGCGAACGAGCCCGCGCTGGATCCGTCGGAGGAGTTCGCGCTCCCGGACTGGATCTCGATCAAGCTCGGCCCGATAGACATGTCGATCAACAAGGCCGTCCTCTACATCTTCCTCGCGACCGCGCTGACCGTGATCGTCATGGTCTACGCCGCCCGCAAGATGGCCGCGCGCCCCACGGGCCGCCTTCAGACGGTCACCGAGATGGCGTTCGGGCTCATGCGCGACAACATCACGCGCGGCAACATGGACCCGAGAATGGCGTCGAAGTGGTTCCCGTTCATCGCGACGCTGTTCCTCTTCATCTGGTTCTCGAACATGATCGGGTACATCCCGCTCCCGACGAATTCGTCGCACACGTTCGATCTCGCCGGGATAGAGGTCCCGTCGTTCGCGCTCTACGCGGCGACGGCCAACATCTCGATCCCGCTCGTGCTCGCGCTCGTCGTTTGGATCGCCTACCACGTCGAGGGCATCCGCGTCCACGGCTTCGTCGGATACATCCGCAGCTGGGTGCCGAAGGGCGTCGAGGGCTTCATGGTCGGCCCGATCCTGCTGATCGAGGCGCTGTCGCACTTCGTCCGCCTGATCTCGCTCTCACTGCGTCTGTTCGCGAACATCCTCGCCGGGCACCTGCTGATCCTGTTCATGGCCGGCGGCCTCGTGATCCTGCTCGGGATGGGCGTCTTCGGATCGGTGATCCTCGGCATCTCGACCGGCACCCTGGCCGTCGTCTTCTTCCTCTTCGAGATCGGCCTGGTCGCGACGCTCCAGGCATTCATCTTCAGCACCCTTACCGCGATCTACCTCGG